DNA from Brachyspira aalborgi:
CTTAAGTATGTAGGGTTTAAAATCCTATAATTTATATTTAAGGAGTAGTTTATGAAACGCTACAAACAACTCAACTCAACTCAACTCAACTCAACGCATAGCTATTATTATATTAATAGCAGTTTTTTTTATTGCAGGATTTACTTCTTGTAAGAAACCTACTCAAGTATCGAATTTATCTCAAAGCGAAGTTCCAGACCAAGGAACAGGCGGCGGCGGAATTACAGTTCCAGATGCTCCAATCGTAACAAATGAAACTCAAATTCCAGACGGAGCTACTGGCGGAACTACGGGAGGCACTACTGGTGGAAATAATTCTGGCGGAAGCGGACTTCCTACTGGTATAGCTAAACCTGAATGGTATACTAAAGACAAATTATATACCATTTATGTTCCTTACGCTTTGGGAAATGACGAAAACTACGCGGTTGTAAGCTACCAAGATACAAATACTTTAGATAAACTCTGGAAAGCTCATATAACGAGAGCGGGAATGAATGACGGAAAAGAATTCTTTATTAGAAACCGCGCTAATCATCGCCCAGAAGAAGCATTCAAAGCTGGTAACGATTATTTTTACTTCGATGAAAATTTCGATATCCTTATGAAAGCTCATGAATACCGCGCAAACTCTAAATATATTCTTAAGAAATATCTTGGAGCGGTTATTACTTGGTATAAGGGAGGAGACTTTGTAGGAACTTACACTATAGGCGGACTTTATAGAACGGCTGTAAGTAAAGCCTCTTACAATGCATTGAACGATGACGGAATTAATGAATTCATGGCTTTGAAAGATAAAGACCAGTTAGAGTTGATAGTTCTAAATACTGGACATCATAAATGGAAAAGAGAATTTGGAGTTAACTTATATTTTGCAGAAGCCAGACACTCTGGAAATCCTAATATATCTCCTTGGATAAAAGACGAAACGAGATTTTTAGGACAAAGACCTGAATCTTTCATGGAAAAAATAGGATATTGGTTCTTGTCAGATATAGGTAATTTCTTATTCGTTAAAGGAAACAGAGAGGTAACAAGAAAATAAATCTATGAATTAGAAAATAAAAAGTTGCGTTGAGTGAGGGCTTGCTTCAATTAAGAAGTAAGCCCTTCTTAATAAATAGCTTTGTTTGAGAATTTAATTTTTACACCGTTATCAATTTAATCCCGTAAATATCTTCAAGTTCTTTATATTTTTTATCGCAAATATCTTTATCTCCGATAGAGCTACAGCAATTTTGCATAAAATAAATTTTTTCGGTTATATTTCTTTCCGATTTATACATTTCGCAAAATTGTTTAACGGTTTCATAAACGCAATAATCTTTAGCTTCTCCGCAAACAAATATTTTATCGTAATTTTTAATCTCTTTTGCCCAACTGTCGTCATATTGATTTTTGCTATTCGTTATAACTTCGGGTTTTATAGCGCCATACATTTCGGTAAATTTATCCAATCCTTTTATTATTTTTTTTATTGATGTTTTTTTTGACACTTCAAAAAATGTAAGCATATTTGAAAGTTGTTTTTCAATAAGCCAACCGTCAGTTCCGTAAATGCAATGATACTGCCAAATAATTAAATTTTTGCTTCCTTGTTCTTTCAATTTTTTAACATAATCGATTTGAATATCTTTATAAACGGGAATAATCTCGCCGTTTTCTATTTTCTCTAAAGTAATTTCCGTAAAAGGCTCAGCATATTCTCCATTTGGTTTTTTCCATAAAAAAGGATGAAAAATAGAATCGTAATTATGCGTATCCATAGTGGCATAAATTGAAGATAAAGATTCAATATTTTCGTAAATAAATTTTATTATTCTTTTTATATCTTCAGAAGCTCCTTTAACTGGCAAAGCGCCTTTTTCAATATCTACAAAATCTCTTTGAGCGTCAATTATAAGCAGGGCTTCGTTTTTATTATTATTTTTTATATTAATCGAAGACGCCAAATTATAAATTTCGCTTTGGCTTATAGGATTTTCTTCTTTAGCGATATATTTTTCGTTAATAATTTTATTTAAATCAATCATAATAAAATTTCCTCTGATTTTTTAATTTTAAAATTATATCATATATTTGAATTTATTGTTATATTTATTCGTTAAAAAATATTTGACTTTATAATTAAAATTTTATATAATTTCAATAATATCATAAATATAAGGAGTAAATATGAAAAACATAATAATCATATTATCTATTATTTTATTAAGTTTTAGCGTTTCATGTTCAAAAAGTAAATCTTCCGATTCAAAATTTAAAATTGGAATTTTGCAATTAGTAGAACATGCAGCTTTAGACGAAGCGAGTCAAGGTTTTATTGACGGACTAAAAGAAGCGGGATACGAAGACGGAAAAAACTTGATTATCGATTATCAAAACGCTCAAGGAGAACAAGCAAATTGCATAACAATCGCTCAAAAATTTATTAATGACAGAAGCGATTTAATTTTAGCGGTAGCGACTCCAGCGGCTCAAGCGGTTGCAAATCTTACAAAAGATATTCCAATACTTATTACAGCGGTTACCGACCCTGCGGATGCAAAACTTGTAGCCGATAATAATTTGCCAGGCGGAAATGTTACGGGAACTTCCGATTTGACTCCAGTTAAAGAACAGATGGATTTATTAAAAAGATTAATTCCGAATGCAAAAAGAGTCGCTTTTTTATATAATTCAAGCGAACAGAATTCTAAATTTCAAGTAGACATTGCAAGAAAAAAAGCGGAAGAAATCGGATTAACAACGAGAGATGCGACTATAACAAACCCTAACGAAATACAACAAATTGTTCAAAATCTTGTCGGAAAAGTTGATGCTATATATGTGCCAACCGATAATATGGTTTCTGCGGGAATGCCAACCGTAATATCGATAACCGAACCAGCAAAAATACCCGTTATATGCGGAGAAGAAGGAATGCTTAAAGCGGGAGGTTTGGCTACTTACGGAATAAATTATTATGAGCTTGGAAAATTAACTTCAAAACAAGCCGTAAAAATATTAAAAGGAGAATCTAAACCTGCAGATATGCCGATAGAATATTTAGAAAATCTAACTTTAAAAGTAAATATAGAAGCGGCTCAAAAATTAAATATAACGATACCTAACGATTTGTAAAAACAATTTTAAATAATAAAAGCCTGTATTAATTTATAATATGGGCTTTTTTATTTTATAAATATAAGTTAAAAATAAATGTTTAATATAAAAATAATCGTCCAATATGACGGCACGGATTTTTGCGGATGGCAGATACAACCGAATTTAAGAACAATTCAAGGCGAAATATATAAAGCCGTTCAAAAAATTTATTCAAAAAAAATAACAATTTACGGATGCGGAAGAACGGATGCTGGAGTTCATGCTTTAGGACAAGTTGCAAATTTTAGA
Protein-coding regions in this window:
- a CDS encoding nicotinamidase; the encoded protein is MIDLNKIINEKYIAKEENPISQSEIYNLASSINIKNNNKNEALLIIDAQRDFVDIEKGALPVKGASEDIKRIIKFIYENIESLSSIYATMDTHNYDSIFHPFLWKKPNGEYAEPFTEITLEKIENGEIIPVYKDIQIDYVKKLKEQGSKNLIIWQYHCIYGTDGWLIEKQLSNMLTFFEVSKKTSIKKIIKGLDKFTEMYGAIKPEVITNSKNQYDDSWAKEIKNYDKIFVCGEAKDYCVYETVKQFCEMYKSERNITEKIYFMQNCCSSIGDKDICDKKYKELEDIYGIKLITV
- a CDS encoding ABC transporter substrate-binding protein, giving the protein MKNIIIILSIILLSFSVSCSKSKSSDSKFKIGILQLVEHAALDEASQGFIDGLKEAGYEDGKNLIIDYQNAQGEQANCITIAQKFINDRSDLILAVATPAAQAVANLTKDIPILITAVTDPADAKLVADNNLPGGNVTGTSDLTPVKEQMDLLKRLIPNAKRVAFLYNSSEQNSKFQVDIARKKAEEIGLTTRDATITNPNEIQQIVQNLVGKVDAIYVPTDNMVSAGMPTVISITEPAKIPVICGEEGMLKAGGLATYGINYYELGKLTSKQAVKILKGESKPADMPIEYLENLTLKVNIEAAQKLNITIPNDL